The following is a genomic window from Branchiostoma lanceolatum isolate klBraLanc5 chromosome 10, klBraLanc5.hap2, whole genome shotgun sequence.
TGGTTTGAGATGCATCATGTGAATAGAATATAGGAAAAACGTTCAAAAGCAATTACGTTGTAATGTTACTTAAAGTTTCGAATGTTCTCACTCTTTTAGACGAGAACAAGACCTTCCAGTCTGGAGTAACTGAACTAGCCATGCAGCCGACTAAGTCGGGTCAAGATCCACCAAAACCAGGGCCAACGGACCAACTAGACGATACAGACACACCAGCACTAGACTTGGCAGAAATACATAGCGATAGAGGTACGTGTCATGATGTTAAACATGCTGTATCTCTTCTCTAGTTGAAATTCATGATCATAAATATAAAGGGGTCTGCATTTTACTATTGCTTTCTTTATTTACAGATTTTGATGACAAAGACATCTGGACCAATGTCGCTATTTCGGTAGTCGTTGCTCTGTTAACGTTCAGCAGTCTCACGTGCCTTTTCGTGGTGGTCCACCCTGTATGCCGCGGTCGAGTCTTCATCGCTGCCGAGAGATTTTGTGCGCGCAAAACCCCGAAGACCTATAAGCCACCGATCTACACCGACAAGAAGGACGACAGCACAACTGCCGAAGACAACGCTAGCGTCATCACCGGAAGTGACGACACACAGTCAGTGGTGGTGGACATTGATGACGACACTGATCCGAAAGCGGTTCGTCCACGGTCGTTAGCAAGCTCTACTGAAAGTAAGTCTAGCATTTAAATGAAGAAAATACTTTCATTTCCGACACTTATATACAGATCCCTTTTCAGCGAATCATCAGTTGTCAAATGAAATGCACGATACAACTTTGCTAAGAGTTGTTTCCTGCCCATCTAAGTCTTATATATGTGTcctaaaatgttttaaatctTTCCTTGACAAACTGTCTGAAGTCTATGATGATGCTGCTTTTTAAGAAACTGAATCCAATGTCTTGGCACGTAGCAAAAAAATAACTTAGTCAAGAACTAATGGTCCAAATGGTTCTTCGATTTACTCGCAGCTCTTCAGGACTCTTTCCGCGATGCCCAGATCTACATCTCCGAACACATCGGTACCAACTGGCGGTCCCTGTCCAACCACCTGCCCGGGAAACGACTGACGGAAGTCCAGCTGGACTGTATCGTGGAAGAGAACCGCCTCGTCAGCGACAGGGCCATGAAGATGCTCTGTAAGTGGAAAGAACTGAACGGCAGCAAGGCCAATATCGAGAGAATGGCGAAGGGCCTTGAGGCTTGTGGTCAGAAGAAAATCGCTCGAAAGGTCCGGGAGATGGGTCTATAGATGTAGAGGTGTATAGTCAACTTACAACAATGTAAATGGTCGTCGGAAAGTTTGAAATCAGATGCTCTGTAAGTGAAAAGCCAATATCGAGAGAATGGCGAAAGGTCTTGAGGCTTGTGGTCAGAAGAAAATAGCTCGAAAGGTCCGGGAGATGGATCTTTAGATGTAGAGGTGTATAGTCAACTTACAACAATGTAAATGGTCGTCGGAAAGTTTGAAATCAGATGCTCTGTAAGTGAAAAGCCAATATCGAGAGAATGGCGAATGGTCTTGAGGCTTGTGGTCAGAAGAAAATAGCTCGGAAGGTCCGGGAGATGGGTCTATAGATGTAAAGGTATATAGTATAATCTACCACAATGCAAATGGCTGTCACAAAGTTTGAAATCAGATGCTCTGTAAGTGGAAAGAGCTGAACGGCAGCAAGGCTAACATCGAGAGAATGGCGAAGGGTCTTGAGGCGTGTGGTCAGAAGAAAATCGCTCGAAAGGTCCGGGAGATGGGTCTATAGAATCTGATGTAAAGGTATATAGTATAACCTACCACAATGTAAATGGCCGTCAGAAAGTTTGAAATCAGATGCTCTGTAAGTGGAAAGAGCTGAACGGCAGCAAGGCGAACATCGAGAGAATGGCGAAGGGTCTTGAGGCTTGTGGTCAGAAGAAAATAGCTCGAAAGGTCCGGGAGATGGGCGTGTAGATAAGGGAGAAATCTAAGCACGTAACAGTGTATTTTAAAAGATGTCGGCTAGCGAATAGAATATATGGATATGTTAAAGTGGTGGCTTAAAGCAAACGTCAAATCGGTCATATGACAAGTAATATATCAGTATGGAGCAACAATGGTTACAACAGAGATAATataacattatgcaaatgtttaaCAAGAACAGCTGACAAAGTGCACACTCAAAATGTAAATGATAGATGAAGAATAAACTGATTTTAATTAGAATGTAAGACATATAGAAGCACTTTATGTATGCTTTGATATTTCAGATAACTTTAGGCTTTCTTACTTGTAAATATGCGTTCTGTTATATATGAAATAAGAAATGATATACGCTCCGAGCTGCTTTGGTACTGTTCAGCTTTTCTTCATGTAGCTGGTGATAAAAAACGAACTTATCTGACATTAAATCACAATGAGCAgacttttttttgcatttcaacATTCCGTTAATCCTACACTGTATGTGCATGGAGCATGATTACATTGAAATGATAAGCAAAGTTTATTTCCAAGTAATATCCTAGTCTTTTCCAGAATCCTACCTCTACTCACAAACATAAATCTATGTATTAATCAGTTAGATTccaatatttcaaaatgaacTGTCCTGGTTATCACATATTGAGAATGTAGGGTTAGTAATTATAGCAAGTGCATAATctctttacatttcaagaacgCCAAAGCAAGCACTGACAAAACAATACTATTTCAACATGACTATCCCAAGCTCGTCCTTACGCTGCCTCTTTGTTGTACCCCCAATTGTCCATCCCGCCAACAGTTATAGCTTCTGTTGTAGCTGTGTCCTGTATCTCATGTTCCTCCTTATCGTCTTCTTCTTCGTCGTTGGTAAACAAGGCTTTTATACGATAGATGTCCAGCATGATAACAAGCATATTCTTCCCGGCGAAAAACAACAGTCCCTGACTGAAGACCCTCTCAACGAAGAACAGGTACACCCGCACGGCGAAGAACGCTCCGTCCTGTAGGACGATGGTGGTGTAGATGTTGAAGATCTCCGGGTTGCAGCAATGGAGGCCGCGGCAGTCCTTCCCCGGCGGGCAGGTGACGGAGCAGCTCGGCATGCGGTCGGGGATGGCGGTGAAGACCACGGTGAACTGCAGCAGGCTCAGCGAGAAGATCATCAACACCACGAAGGTCAGGACCTCGTTTCGTAGCACTTTTGGTTCCTCGAAGACTTCTAGGAGCTCTAAAATGTCGGCAGCCATGCCTATGTAGGATAGGAGAAGCTGAGAGAGTTGGTCGTCCTTCAGGTTGGTGGGCAGCAGCCAGCGGCCCAGAATCAGGAGGAACACCAGCGCCTGCTCCAGGCCTAGCACCCAGGTGCCGCTGTCTATGGTCAGCGTCAGCTGTACAGACAAAAGTGGAAAGTGTATTACACCCAATGACAGGAATTATAACATCTATATACATTTTACACAAAAACACTGGTCTGATGGTTATGATGAGTCACTGTAGACTACGTGCAATCCACCATCATTTAAATGGCCTCCCTAAAATTTTTGCAAACTGTTGTGGTTTGCGCACTCTGCTACTTCACcgcatctggttcaaattccgttgTTTTTAAAGGGACTGATAATTAAGAGAACAATTCAAGTCGAAAAATAGAAGCAGTGTCGGAGCCGACGAAGCCTAGTTTGGAATTATATGTAGAACAATCGATCACATGAAATAGTAGCCTTACGTCCAGTCCAATCGACTGCAGCGACACGACCACCTCGTCGTCGTCCAGCGTGGAGTTTGCCGTGGCGTTGAGGCAGGCCGCTCGGGCGGAGGAGATGGACTCCAGCCGCCGGTCCTGCTCCGAGAACTCCATAAACCAGATGGACGGCACCGTACAGAACAGGTACAGGAACACGCTCGGACAGAACCTGTAGGAACGGGGTGGAGCGTGTGTTATGTACTGTGGCTAATAAGGACGGCCCATGCAGAACAGGTACAGGAACACGCTCGGGCAGAACCTGCGGGGATGGGGTTAAGCATGTGTTACTGCATTGTGTCCGTCTTGAGAAttgatttcttttctattttcatttttattcaatGGAGAAGAGATTTAAAGACGTACATATAGTAGTGACGCACTCCAGTTGACAAACTTATATTAGCACCGACACTAAAACATGTAGACACAAGACATCAAAGTGAAAAGATAAGAAGACTTATAGCAAAACTTTCTTGACAATTCATGTGGAAGGTTTACTCAGAAGTGTTACTGGTTAGACATGTATGGCGCTGGAGGTAGTAATAAGTCTAAGATAAACAACAGGGCAaaagtgattgagtgagtgggtgggtggatGGGTGTGCGGTTGGCTGtttgggtgagtgagtgagtgagtgagtgagtgagtgagtgagtgagtgagtgagtgagtgagtgagtaagtagTCATGTAAAATGATAATTCAGAAGTGTTGCTGGATAGACACGGTACCTAATTATGTAACAATGAGTCTAAGGAACAACATAGTTAGATGGCCAAGAAATTAGATAATTGACAGGGTAATAGGGGCATCTTTTCAGACTTAACCTTTTGCTTTTCATATTCTACAAAGAAACAACCAAGAAGGGCTATATCAATTTTTCTCGTGCCAAAAACCATTGTCATTTAAAACAAATCGAGAGTTATTGTTTTAAAACGAATTACATGGACGGTTAGAGCTCAAATGCCAGTTTACTTCGtagatttcattttgtataAAGCTAACCATAGCAATTTCTACGGCATCAAATGTGTGTTCATTTCGCTTGTTAATGATTAACAATTGTTTTGATAGCACCAGCCTTACTTTAAAGGTAATGTTTATCTATACACACTTGTCATGAATGCCCATGTGCGTGGCATTATAAGAACGTTTGTTTAGCACATAATGGCGAGGACATGCTGTCTGTCTCTTTTCTGTGTCATATTTGAGGCGCTGTCAGGTAGGATTTATTTAGCTGTACACGTTTGGAATGTGTAAAAGAACAGCTTTACTTGACTGATTTTCTTTGCACGTTTTCACCCAATTCCGTCAGGGCTTACCAAATGAATGTGAAGCATGATGCGTCCCATTTGAAGCGTAATTTTGTAAAGTTTTAATGACCCGAAATTGTCGCTCGTTTATTCTCCGCTGAATGCAGAGTCTTTAGGCTCCGCCATGGGTAAACAAGTTAGCCGCTCATAAATCATGTACGCGTTTGGGGGGTTCTTACAATGGATGAAATAACAAGGGAAAACCTATTTTAGAGCAGTGATTTGAAACACAAGTAAACGGTAATTACAGCAATCGATAGTCTAAACTTCTGTAGCTACATCAGATAATGAAATGAGTGAAATGTAACCCGTATCCCTGTATACCTTAGGTATAATCTCTAGGTTATTTATACAATGCATTTTTCAAGGCTCGCGTTTGTTGACCAAGCACACATGGGCTCCTTGCCCTAATATTAACGAAAGGTCTGTagggttcttttacatgatcAGATGATGTGTCCGAGATGGTAGCTGCTTATAATTCTTTCTTATCAAACGAAGTAAACCAATAAATGATATTTGTTTATCATTCTTTCTAATCAAAGAAAGTAAACTAACAACAACACGTAACCTTACCATCCCCACTCCTTGCCCTTGTTGTACACGAGTGTGACCATGGTCTCCACGAACAGCAGCACGATGGGGATCATCAGGAACCACAGCATGGTGTTGGCCGGGAAACTCACCGTCGCCCGCCATATACACACCAGCCCGTGGGCCACGAACAGCATTCTCGTCACCAGCGCCTTCAAGACTGTGCAGAACTGCGAGAAACACGTCGTCTTGGCCATCGTGCCCGTCTCAAGACGTCCTTTGAGCTTACTATGTAGAAATCCCAAGCCAAGAACCTGTAGAATTACCAGAGAAGCGACGTAAAACAGTGCGGCGAACAGTTTTATGAAGGGTTAACCCTCCACTTCAGTGTTTGCCTTCACAGCTGATTTGGAGCATGCAGGTTACGCCCTTGGGTAACCGGGCAGTAAAAAGGCCTTAAAGTTTACACATTAACAGTCCCACAATAAAGATGACGTCACACATATTTCGTGCTCGTAACACAAAGCGATGTAGTCAATGAACGATTATGTAATGAAAAGGTAGCCAATAAGTAGTCCATGACGTTGCTATGCCACGGATGATTAAGTTGcctctgtaacgttacatcaatgAAAGATCTAGACAGAAGTAAATGTTCAACAAGTTATAGTTGAGGACACGTCCACTACATCAAGTTGAGCGACGCAGCTAACTGCCGCAAACATCATTAGTTTTCAAATATGGTGCTTAGAGTTATGATAAAAAAGCATGACATACATGTTGAAAATATGGTCACAACGTCTGTATGGATAAACctttgaaataaatgaaaatgaaatgacgCCGATTCACCCGTATGACGCAACACTTCTGAACACaagtgttgggggggggggggtgtttgcGTGCCAAATGGGTATAAGAGAGCCTACATGGGCGATCCCGTCAACTTGCTAATTTAAGAGGGTCCCAGCGCTTATGGTAAATTCATTAAGACGGACAACGCTGAACGGTAAATAGAcgaaattaaaaataaaaaaaaattgctcaAAATGTAACCAGCCGGTCATCGCGCACGTCCGCAAATGATAGACCGTGTTCGAGCGCTAGCGACATTCCCAGAACTCCGACCGGTTTCTCAGAGCCTGGCGTCTCGCGGGTATTCACTTCCCGTGGGTGGCCCGGCGCCCGCACACATGCCGTCAAACATTTCCAGATCTCTATGCCGATGGCTATTTCCCTTCCTTAATACTTGTGTAAAATACCGAGAAAAATGGCTTACTTTGTACGTATTTGTCGTAAATAATGCAGAATGTACGTACTCTGGGATCGGGGAATGTCACTCACGTTCTGTTCTTTacaaacccccccccccccccccaatgatCAAACCAATTTGTGTGGTTGCATCATGTATCATTTTTGAAATCGTATTTGTGCTGGTACTGGATGCGATGAATATAAACGTATTGAGTGAGTCCCCTATAATATCTATTAAAAATCACCACCACCAAAACTGACCTGGCGAAGACAGAGAACTTGAGCAAGAAGCGCACCAACCTTTACAGCAGAGCGACGAGCTGAACCACGTTGTCACCTCTATCTCGATCACTCGAAAGCTGTGAAACAGTCTTGGCCTTTTACGTTTCCTCTTTTCCTGGTAGCAGATGATGTATCAACATCCTGTGTACCTATATATTGAAGGACCCCGACTACAAATGACCcgtatcgctcgttctcatttaaatgtacacattttgtaatctccgttaccgattgaaataagacgttcctggcattaggatatgccacatataaaatgttaaactgtagtttttatgacgacttaaaacttttctagcttttaaaaacgtcagcttggtaccttatatgtggcatatcttaatgtcagaaacgtcttacttctaacggtaacggagattacaaaatgtgcacatttaaatgagaacgagcggtaTGTGAACTTGGCACTGCACACTTGTGGATAACTTCCGGCGCCAGCTGACTTAGCTCTGTCTTAGCAAATGTCAGCTCGTTTGGACGTTTCTTGGTAGTTAAGCCGGTAGTACTAGTCCGtgaatagtactagtactaAGAAGCAAACTTGTCCATTATGAGTCGTGTAACATGATCACTTTCGATTCGGAGAACTCTGGTTCTGGTTCAAACTTTCTGTTAGGGATATCACGCAGACGGACTGATGGAAGTAACGGCCTTTGTCCTTAACCCTGTTGTGTTGCTTtaacacatttaagtactgtacaaaaaatcatattgattatgcgactagacaaacctcccattgaaaaacaaatctgttcttttatatctactataaccgaaaagcgaggagaagtagaatttatcttaagatagtcatattccttttgtatccgttagctgtacttgttattttgttttgttgtaacctgtacttagccaagtgtggcaaaaatgtgcaataaaggtcttcattcatttaatagttgcaatatcatatcatgcAACATCTTCCGAGCGAAGAGCTGAACCACGATGACACCTCTATGTCGAGCATTGGAAAGATGTGAAACAGTTTTGGCCTTTTACACTTCCTGGCTTCTTGGTAGCAAATGATGGACCAACATCCTGTGTAATTCACGGTACTTGTATATTAAAGGACCCCCAACTACAAAAATGGTCATATGACGTCATCCTTTGTTTATTCTGAGAACGCTGCTTCTGGATCCTGGTAGGAATATCACACAAACGGACAGATGCGGTAAGATGGCAGTCGTTGCCCTTTTGTGTTACTTTAATCGTTGCAATATCGCAGCCACTGTCCTTAACTTGTCCATGCTCTTCCAGTATGGACGCGTTTTTATGCAGAATTAGTGCTTAATCATCCCTATGACAACTGGTACCAGGCAAACGCTTCAGGAACCtctagaaaataatgaaaaatagtTAACCCTTTAATACCCACGTCAGAGCGTTCTTGGTCAGCGCCTTGTCAGGCTTAACTTGACTGTTTATCCGGACCCCAGCCACCCTTCCTTAAGCTTGCTTCAGGTCAACTTCCTTGAAGTTCACCCACACACACGCTCAGTTAATGCAAGTACCGTGTTCTACACAAAACTATAACATAGGTTTAGTTGGCTTATTGTGTTGATTTTGACCTGTGAACCGTGACGTTCAAACATCGGAGGGTTACTTAAGTCCATCTCTACGAACCCTTTCCTTTCAGTTTTGATCAATAAAAGGTGCAGGAAAGAAAGTGAAAGTTCATTTTCAGAATTGGCACTGATGCGAATCAGGCCTTGTTTTTCACGGTTTGCCAAGATCCCTTTGGTTTATCAGCTTGTATACGTGCCTAGTGCTGTGGCACAGTAAGTTGCATAGTGTGTCTCTGTACCAAGATCGTGTTCGGTAAACAGGGAATTTAGCCGGGgtatctatatatattaaaGCCTATTGGGAGGGCTTGCACGGGCAACCGCTGACGTAGTGCCAACTCCGAGGCTGATAACCTTCTTCAGAAGTTTTCAATTGGTCAATTTTGACGAATTATAGTTCATAAATCGTCATTTTTCGTAATATCACGAGCAAATTCCCATTTTTTTCCTGATCTGAAGAATGGGTCGGACAAAAACGCTACGCTCAGGCTTCcctctcaacatctgcttggagatgaatttCAGCATGTCCTTGTGGGTACGAGAGCGGGGAACGAGAATAGAGGTGAAAGGTCAGACGATATTTCTGCTAAAAACTTGATCAGCGTCGGCGAGCGCAGAAAAATGGATATATTTGGCGATTTACCGGAACCAAGTGAGCATGAACAGGGATTATTTCATTCTAGTTAACGTCTCTATTATTTTGCACAAAGGGGTTTGGGTATAAGCGGTATATTTTGACCACGAAGGCGCAGAAATgtaaaggtgggaggggggcgattgCGACGTCGACTACCCATAATAAATAtagtagtgtagtgtagtgtaacATGACACAGTCGGCGTATTATCAGTTTCGGGTTAGCTATGCCAATTTTCCCCCATTTTCTGCATTGAAAACCAATGTACCATCTTCAGGCTAGCTGTGGCCAAGGACTAGGAGAATGCTTCGTCAAccaggttttatatataaaacctccatgGTTTCGTttgctatgtatgtatgtgacgaaaaaagtctttgttatgatcaaggaggtttgactTCCTTCAATGGTATCGATCAGGGAACGAACCTGCAACTTTCCACATACAAAGCTACCAGTAAAACCTCAAGGCTGCAGAAAGATGCGTTTTTTGCTCTCAATTAGAGTTTGTCGTCTTTTTTTTCCCACAGATGCAGATAAAGAGACTGAAGTGGAAGTTAATCCAGAAACCTCCATTTCGGAGAAAAAAGTGGAAGTTTCCTTATTTGATGACCTTCCAGCAGAGTCAACCCCAACTTGTGCAGAGGTCAAGCcggtcagcaatgggtcaaaggtcgatGACCCTGAGCTCAGAGGTCAGAAGAGGAAAGCAGAAGAAGATGACTGTCAGGCACAGAAGGTTACAAAAGGTATAGTTGTTGTGTCAGCTATCCTGCCATAAAGTCACATTGAATTACATATTGTCATATAGaatgtcatattttcatatattcATGTCATGTTGGCTTAATCGTAAGGGTGTTGAAAGCCTTGAGTCGAACCCAGGgacctgggtttgaatcccctgacatgccaccgatgttgtgcccttgggaaaggcactttacacgactttcctcacttcactgatCAAAGTGGAAATGGGTATCTACTAGTAGGACATCCCTCAGATAGGATCGATGTTAGAAGAATCACCCTGTGGAGAGTGACAGTCACTGTAACATCGGTGGAATAAAGCACTCAATTGTGTGCAAAGAGTCTTTGACAGTAACTTACtagtaccaacctgatgaaaccatTCACAGATGTAAAGGATAAAGTTTTCGTTAGAATTTTTTCTGAGTCACATTAactttttcatttatcaattatCTTGTCCCCTGCAGGCCTGTCCAGTCTTGTTGGCTACGCTGCTGGGAGGAAAGGGGAGAGAGAAGAGATGCAGGACGCTCATGTCATCATCGACGACTTCACGGAACAGTTCTCATGCCTCTCTCCGAAAATGTGAGGACTCATATCCATCCATTTGACAGTGTAccaatttctttgtttcaatattTGGTCTTGAATGTGTATGAGGGAACCTCATAGATCAGTCATCAAAGCTCTGCACATAAAACAACCCAACTTCTTGAGAAGAGTACGGTAACCCAGTTTATGCTTGGAAAAATTGGAGACACTGGACCATGCCTTCTCTCCCATCACTTGATGGCCAGTATTTTGATAGCTACACGACCAGGGTTTCGTTATGTGGTTGAAGAGTAAgcagaaacagacagacatttaGAGCTAGACTGTAGCTAAACTGTTTTTTCCCCATGTTAGATCTAGGTTAGCGTACTATGGTGTGTATGATGGGCATGGTGGAAAGAGAGCATCATTTTACACAGCTGACAACTTACACAAGAACATTGCTGACAAGTTTCCAAAAGGTAAGACTCTTTTCTCATCTGATGAACATTAGGAGAACATTGATATCTATTTCCTTTGAGAAgtttttgatgatgatgagtagCTTTATAAAGTCAGGCATTCTACCTTCACATTAAAGCTGTAAACCCTTCTGTTTGTGTCTTAAGATTCTTCTCTGCTATATTACTATATAGTATAATTGTTGAAAAGTAAGGAAATTGTCCATTTTGATCTGTTAAGTCCTACTTCTACCTGTTATAGCTGAATCTTGCAATGGCAGAGTTTTAAAAAGTTCTCATGTCTATAAATGATAAGCTGAGGTTTTTTCTAGTCATAGTTTATTTGCTGATGCCTTAGGTTGGATGGTATTCACTTTGTGTGAAAATGTCTGTTgcttgactgtatataattataaactGCACACATCATGTTGTCGTGCAGACTCTAGAAAAATTACAATTGAACTTTAAGAAACTTTGTTATTATCTTTCAGGAGATGTTCTGAACATGGAGAAGGAAATTAAGAAATGTTTAATTGAAGCCTTTAAGAAAACAGACGAGGAGTTCCTGAAGGAAGCTTCACAACAGTAAGTTTGTCTTACAATCTTCAAACTATCGCTGAAGAATAGAGTTGCATGCAGTTGTGCTTGGATCAAGATAAGATTTATGTTACCGTTTgacacccaattccctattggtaaCGGAGTTAGGGATCAGTGAGAAGGTTGCATTTCTGTGTAGTGATCTAGGATATTAGAGTGGAGTTTTTTTTCCCACAACCAAACTGCCAACATTTTGGGAGTCCTCCTCTgatcttcctcagggcaatgatGACTGAAGCTAGTTCTTGCCATTAGGTGGTGTTGGGGCAAGAAAATCCCAAACAGCGGTAATTAGCTCAAGTCATCATAGCCCTGTGGATGGTATCAGAGAGACTACCAAATGTAGGCAGAAAACATGGTTTGGGATGAGGAAAGCTCCAAAGTCCTAGGATCTCCCAACTGACATTGTTCACAGAGCCTATTTTCAATACAGCTTTATTTCATATCCTAATCTCTTTGTCTTTGTTCCTGCAGCAAGCCAGTGTGGAAGGATGGTACCACGGCTGTCTGCATACTGGTGGTGGATGATGTCATGTACATAGCAAACTTGGGAGACAGCAAGGTACATACAATGAGTAactgaatgtgtttttttttccttttttaaaagctttgtgAATTGTgatggcaaaaaaaaatgtattgcttCATCTGCCATCAATGGGAGCATCCACATGCAACTCACTGTTATTAGTTAGTCAATTATTATTGTGCCAAAAAACTCTCTTAAAGTGGAAAGATTGAAGTCATATTGATTCTCTTGTATTAAGGCAATATTGTGTAGAAGAAAAGAGGACGGGTCTCTCACTGGAGTTCCTCTAACTAAGGACCATTCTCCTGTTCAGTACGAGGAACGGCAGAGGATACAGAAGGCTGGTGGCTCTGTCAGGTATTCTGGTGATTATGTAATAAGTTAGAATATCTGAAAGTAGCTCAATCCCGCTATAGCTTAAAGCTTAAAATAATGTTCCATCTTAGAGAGAGCTAAGATCCTTTTCAGTGACTTGCAAGTTGTGTTAGCTACAACAGCCCAGGAACTCTGGGGTCTCTAGTCATGAAATtgccaacaacaagaagaatATGCTTTCTATATTTTCTAGAAAGCAGAAATAAAACTTCAACGCCGGAGCATTCTCTTACAAGCTACTGTAGGTTGTAAGAGAAAGCTAatgcagtactgtaacagtaactactTTAAATCAGAGTGATATCCTATGTACTATACCACCCTGTCTCTCTGCCCTTGTGAAGACAAAAGGCTAAGGGGTCTCATTGTGCAGGGAAGGTCGGGTGTTGGGGGTCTTGGAAGTGTCGCGGTCCATCGGCGATGGTCAGTACAAGCGCTGCGGGGTCATCAACACACCGGACGTCAAGAGGTGCCAGCTGACGGAAAACGACAGGTGAGGAGAGCTAAAagtagtgtgtatgtgtgtgtgtgagtgtgtgtgtacatgtgtgtatgtatgtgtgtgtttgtgtgtgtgtgtgtgtgtgtgtgtgtgtgtgtgtgtgtgtgtgtgtgtgtgtgtgtgtgtgcgtgtgtgtgtgtgtgtgtatgtgcaatATACGTTTTTTTGGGATGCTGGATATATGTGtgacctggtggaattatgttactatacattg
Proteins encoded in this region:
- the LOC136443308 gene encoding integrin-linked kinase-associated serine/threonine phosphatase 2C-like produces the protein MQDAHVIIDDFTEQFSCLSPKISRLAYYGVYDGHGGKRASFYTADNLHKNIADKFPKGDVLNMEKEIKKCLIEAFKKTDEEFLKEASQHKPVWKDGTTAVCILVVDDVMYIANLGDSKAILCRRKEDGSLTGVPLTKDHSPVQYEERQRIQKAGGSVREGRVLGVLEVSRSIGDGQYKRCGVINTPDVKRCQLTENDRFLLLACDGLWKAFSVAEAIQFVSEVLQDETISATEFHSAEEVRFDTACSKLASEAVLRGSSDNVTVLLVSVKKS
- the LOC136443684 gene encoding transmembrane protein 26-like codes for the protein MAKTTCFSQFCTVLKALVTRMLFVAHGLVCIWRATVSFPANTMLWFLMIPIVLLFVETMVTLVYNKGKEWGWFCPSVFLYLFCTVPSIWFMEFSEQDRRLESISSARAACLNATANSTLDDDEVVVSLQSIGLDLTLTIDSGTWVLGLEQALVFLLILGRWLLPTNLKDDQLSQLLLSYIGMAADILELLEVFEEPKVLRNEVLTFVVLMIFSLSLLQFTVVFTAIPDRMPSCSVTCPPGKDCRGLHCCNPEIFNIYTTIVLQDGAFFAVRVYLFFVERVFSQGLLFFAGKNMLVIMLDIYRIKALFTNDEEEDDKEEHEIQDTATTEAITVGGMDNWGYNKEAA